Proteins from a single region of Candidatus Methylacidiphilales bacterium:
- a CDS encoding ATP-binding protein, with product MIDEAQRVPDIGLNLKILVDSFPQARFLAIGSASFDLANRIHEPLTGQMFTVTLYPLAYGEIHAAFSALETHSQLERWLVWGSYPTVATESNPDMRARLHNEITGVYLYRNMLEQGDVRHADKVVALLRLLAFQIGQGVSVAELATNLGMSRSTVERYLDLLEKLFVIFRLGGFSRNLRKEVTKSARYYFFDNGIRTSLIQNFNPLHLRADVGQLWENYLMIERRKANALSGRQVNAYFWRTYDQKEIDYVEEVGGRWPAARL from the coding sequence GTGATTGACGAAGCACAGCGTGTGCCGGATATCGGCCTCAATCTGAAAATTCTCGTGGATAGCTTCCCGCAGGCGCGCTTCTTGGCTATCGGCTCAGCATCCTTTGACCTAGCTAACCGAATTCACGAGCCACTCACTGGCCAGATGTTTACAGTGACACTGTATCCGCTAGCCTACGGCGAGATTCATGCCGCGTTTAGTGCGCTGGAGACGCACAGCCAATTGGAGCGTTGGCTGGTGTGGGGTAGCTATCCTACAGTGGCGACCGAGTCCAACCCAGACATGCGCGCAAGGCTGCACAATGAGATTACTGGCGTTTATCTCTACCGCAACATGCTGGAGCAGGGGGACGTGCGCCATGCCGACAAAGTCGTCGCGCTGTTGCGCCTACTCGCCTTTCAGATCGGGCAAGGTGTCTCGGTTGCCGAGCTAGCCACCAACCTGGGCATGAGCCGCTCGACGGTGGAGCGATACCTCGATCTGCTTGAGAAGCTATTCGTCATCTTCCGGCTGGGAGGGTTCTCGCGAAACCTGCGCAAAGAGGTCACCAAGAGCGCGCGCTACTACTTCTTCGACAACGGAATCCGCACCAGCCTGATTCAGAATTTCAACCCGCTGCATCTGCGCGCCGATGTTGGTCAACTCTGGGAGAACTACTTGATGATCGAGCGGCGCAAGGCGAATGCGCTGAGCGGCAGGCAGGTGAACGCCTACTTCTGGCGCACCTATGATCAGAAAGAGATTGACTACGTGGAGGAGGTCGGAGGTCGGTGGCCGGCTGCACGGCTATGA